GACCGAGATCTCGTGTTCGTAAATTGCCGCCACTGGAGACCTCACGAAACCGTAATGCGCCGCGGCGTGAAAAAATTGCGTACGTCGACCACTTCCATCCCGGCCCGACGTCCCGCTTCGACTCCGAGGTCAGCATCTTCATAGACGCGGCAACGTTCAGGCTCGACCTTCAACTGCCGAGCCGCTTCGAGAAAGACGTCGGGATGCGGTTTGTGCCGCGCGGTGTCTTCCGAAGTGACGCAAGCGTCAAAGCAGCCGGTCAGTCCGATATGCGCCAAAATCAGATCGGCGACATACCGCATCGCGCCGGTCGCGACGGCCATCGGAATTCGTCCCCGATATTCGTGGACCAGTTCGACAACCGGCTCGATCGAGTTCACTTCGGCGATTTCTAGGAGAAAAGCTTCTTCCTTTTCAATCGCAACGGAGTGAGAATCGAGCACAATCCCCTTCTCTTCCGCCAGCAATTCAACGATCTTCTGACTAGGACACCCCCCCAGTGAATAGAAGCGATCCTCATCAAAGGAGATGCCGTATTTCGCCATGGTGGCGCGCCACGCAATGTAATGCGCGGGCATCGTATCGGCCAACGTTCCGTCGAGATCAAAAATCAGTGCGTCAAAAGGCATAGGCGGTAGATTCCTTACGGCTGAAGTAGTTCGTCCATTCTAGTTGGAAATCCTCGGTTTTCGTAGACCGCGAGATGCCGCCGAAATTCGTTGACCCGGGCCGCGGAAGACGCATAATGGATCTTCCCCCCCTTAATCCTCACTCGACGGAGTCGATTCATGTCCCGCCTGTGCTCCCTCCTTTTGATTTTCCTGTTGTTTTCCGCAGCGCATGCGGGGGACAATTGGCCGGAATTTCGCGGCCCGCAGGGAGATGGAGTCGCGGAGAGCGACAATCTTCCGGTCGATTTCAGCGAGCCCAAATTGCTAAAATGGAAGACTACGATCCATGATCGGGGTTGGTCTTCGCCGGTTGTCTGGGGAGATCGCATCTGGGTCACGACGGCGACCGAGGATGGCAAAGCACAATCGGTGCTCGCGCTGAACCGCCAAACCGGCGAAATCTTGCTGGATCGCGTCGTCTTCACCACGGAGAACCCGCAAGAGAAAGAAGTAAGCAACAGCTACGCATCCTGCACGCCGGCGATCGAAGAGGGACGCATCTATGTCCATTTCGGCAGCTTCGGCACCGCTTGTCTTGATAGCGAAACTGGCGCGACGATCTGGGAGCGTCGTGATCTTCCGTGCGACCATTGGCGCGGTCCTGGCTCGTCGCCGATCATCGATGAACACAATCTCTACGTCGCCTTCGACGGATATGATTTTCAATACGTGGTCGCACTCGACAAACAGACCGGCAAAACCGTTTGGAAGAAAGACCGCAACATTGACTACGGAACCGACAACGGCGACCGGAAAAAGGCGTACAGCACCGCTTGTCTGTTTGAACATGAAGGTCAGCGCCAACTGGTGATGCCCAGTGCGACCGACACCATTTGCTACAATCCGGAAACCGGCGATGAACTCTGGCGCGTGCGACACGGCGGTATGAACGCCGCTCCGCGGCCCCTCTTTAAGAATGGCCTGGTTTATATCACCGGCGGCGACCGCGATCGCAAGTTATTCGCGATGGATCCTTCCGCACGCGGCCAAGTTCCGGATGACGCAATCATGTGGGGCATGTCCAAAGGGGCCCCCTATCGTCCGTCACAGATCATCCTGGGAGACCGGATGTACATCATCGACGACAAAGGAATCGCGACCTGCGTTCATGCATTGACCGGCGAAAAAATCTGGCAGCAGCGGATCGGCGGTAACTATCGCGCTTCGCTCTTCGCCGCCGGCGGCAATCTCTACTGCTTTGACGAAAGCGGAAAGATCACCGTCTTCAAAGCAAGTGATGAGTTTGAACTGGTCGCCGAAAGCTCGCTGCCGGACGGTTTTCAAGCATCACCGGCCGCCGTCGGCGATTCGCTTTATCTGCGAACCGTAAAAGACTTATACTGCTTCGAAAAATAAGACTTCAGCAAGTCTCCGGCATAAAGGTCGGCATTACGATTCCGTCGATGATCGGCGCCTGATTCAACGACTGGGCCAGGTGAAGCTCACAGTTTCGCCCTCCCAGCGCGTACATGATCGCGACCAATTTTGGATTGTTGCTGGGAATCAGCGCGACCGGCGCTCGCCCAGGGTATAAACTCAACTCCGTCGCGATCAGCGCCGCGATCTCGGTCGAGCTTGTGCCGACGCCGGGCCCGATCATATTGCTTGCCGGATGCCCGATCGACGCCATGGCGCCGGTGATTTCGCCTTTCCGTTCGATCACCGAGCAATGCCAATAGCCGCGGGTATTCTCGATCATATAGCGCCAGTCTCTTTCGCGCGACGTTTGCCAAATCTCCTGCTCCAGCCGATCGATGTCGCGCACATCGTCTAACGTGGCCGGCCGCACGCGTTCGGTCGGCAAATCAATCAAGGGCAATCCCCCTTCCTCCGGAACGCGGAAGAACATGTCCTGGTAAACGGCGTAAGGATGAAAAAAACGACGGCTGTAGAGCGAGAACGAATCAAGATTCAGCGCGCTCGAAACCAGTCGCACCGGCAGATCACGGTCTTCGGCTATTCCGACAATGTCATCCAGCAGCGCACTGGCGATGCCGGCGCCGGCGAACTGACTCGACGCGTTCATAATCCCCAGCGAGATATGCGTCTTGCGCGGATG
The nucleotide sequence above comes from Blastopirellula sp. J2-11. Encoded proteins:
- a CDS encoding HAD family hydrolase, whose protein sequence is MPFDALIFDLDGTLADTMPAHYIAWRATMAKYGISFDEDRFYSLGGCPSQKIVELLAEEKGIVLDSHSVAIEKEEAFLLEIAEVNSIEPVVELVHEYRGRIPMAVATGAMRYVADLILAHIGLTGCFDACVTSEDTARHKPHPDVFLEAARQLKVEPERCRVYEDADLGVEAGRRAGMEVVDVRNFFTPRRITVS
- a CDS encoding PQQ-binding-like beta-propeller repeat protein, with protein sequence MSRLCSLLLIFLLFSAAHAGDNWPEFRGPQGDGVAESDNLPVDFSEPKLLKWKTTIHDRGWSSPVVWGDRIWVTTATEDGKAQSVLALNRQTGEILLDRVVFTTENPQEKEVSNSYASCTPAIEEGRIYVHFGSFGTACLDSETGATIWERRDLPCDHWRGPGSSPIIDEHNLYVAFDGYDFQYVVALDKQTGKTVWKKDRNIDYGTDNGDRKKAYSTACLFEHEGQRQLVMPSATDTICYNPETGDELWRVRHGGMNAAPRPLFKNGLVYITGGDRDRKLFAMDPSARGQVPDDAIMWGMSKGAPYRPSQIILGDRMYIIDDKGIATCVHALTGEKIWQQRIGGNYRASLFAAGGNLYCFDESGKITVFKASDEFELVAESSLPDGFQASPAAVGDSLYLRTVKDLYCFEK
- a CDS encoding GNAT family N-acetyltransferase, which produces MFKIHTAKPEDAAALASLIHSSTNMWYESHGREKIFLGPAEDCRLFPEVYEDLDPGCCLVAQSEADGSLIGSCFYHPRKTHISLGIMNASSQFAGAGIASALLDDIVGIAEDRDLPVRLVSSALNLDSFSLYSRRFFHPYAVYQDMFFRVPEEGGLPLIDLPTERVRPATLDDVRDIDRLEQEIWQTSRERDWRYMIENTRGYWHCSVIERKGEITGAMASIGHPASNMIGPGVGTSSTEIAALIATELSLYPGRAPVALIPSNNPKLVAIMYALGGRNCELHLAQSLNQAPIIDGIVMPTFMPETC